The following are from one region of the Magallana gigas chromosome 4, xbMagGiga1.1, whole genome shotgun sequence genome:
- the LOC105337627 gene encoding uncharacterized protein, which translates to MPSPKKRKSTDNPSHYWCSVPGCASDGRKKANLDIYPWMQGIQFHPYPGPKRQPKLRRQWLQQVFRDENYSPKRYHSVCSLHFVDGCPTENNPVPTLFPRNNFKNPKNVRKSTSIAKRQSAESSTSTDSVSVSQNSHSTERIAMKDITILYEGNGAIHIPLPVAHECVVDTDQSSKSNENCLEVPCPETMDLINAHGNNNSDHIYCKRSIESRCSEDFVESAVQTDLTMDDIHHMETMTKETDHILREQFVNRITRSDSAVRKYLGIPSITMLFGIFAILDKVCTKLKYWSGKNSTSNMNYETSEARKPGPKRKLTKFHEFLLTLLRLRLSVPAFLIGDLFGVSETRVSQVVCTWINYMSQVFKPHLKWPSLQSIKKHMPRSFKQTFPRTRIIIDCTEIFIQKPRTPTAQSQTYSNYKGHNTFKSLVGITPTGAFSFVSELWGGNVSDRYITANSGFLDLITAGDEVMADRGFIIRDYLLERRAKLVIPPFTHKCKWGKGKRLNSGEIQRTRQIAKLRIHVERAIQRLKSYKLLSGILPINLKPIANQILVVAAFLCNLSKPLVKN; encoded by the exons ATGCCTAGTCCAAAAAAGAGGAAGAGCACGGACAATCCCAGTCATTACTGGTGTTCTGTGCCAGGTTGTGCTTCGGATGGGAGAAAGAAGGCCAATTTAGACATATATCCGTGGATGCAAGGTATACAGTTTCATCCGTATCCAGGACCAAAGCGTCAACCTAAACTACGACGGCAATGGCTTCAACAAGTTTTTCGAGACGAAAACTATTCTCCTAAACGATACCACTCGGTCTGTTCTCTACATTTTGTAGATGGTTGTCCCACTGAAAACAACCCTGTACCAACATTGTTTCCtcgaaacaattttaaaaatccgaAAAATGTCAGAAAATCAACTTCTATTGCAAAACGTCAAAGTGCAGAGAGTTCTACATCCACAGATTCTGTGTCAGTCAGTCAGAATTCTCATTCAACAGAACGAATTGCG ATGAAGGATATCACAATTTTGTATGAGGGGAATGGAGCTATACATATACCTCTCCCTGTAGCACACGAGTGTGTTGTAGATACTGATCAGTCTTCCAAGTCCAATGAAAACTGTTTAGAGGTACCTTGCCCTGAGACTATGGACCTCATAAACGCTCATGGAAATAATA ACTCTGACCATATTTACTGCAAACGGTCTATCGAGTCTAGATGCAGTGAAGATTTTGTGGAGTCTGCTGTGCAGACAGATCTTACCATGGACGACATACACCATATGGAGACAATGACCAAAGAGACAGACCATATTCTCAGGGAGCAGTTTGTAAACAGAATTACGCGGTCTGATTCAGCAGTCAGAAAATACTTAGGAATACCTAGTATTACTATGCTCTTCGGAATATTCG CTATACTTGATAAAGTATGCACCAAACTCAAATACTGGTCAGGAAAAAACAGTACATCAAACATGAATTACGAAACATCTGAAGCCAGAAAACCAGGCCCAAAGCGGAAGTTGACAAAGTTCCATGAGTTTTTATTAACACTTCTTCGACTAAGACTCTCTGTTCCTGCCTTTTTGATTGGTGATTTATTTGGTGTGTCTGAGACAAGAGTGTCACAAGTTGTGTGTACATGGATTAACTACATGTCCCAAGTTTTCAAACCTCATCTGAAATGGCCATCACTACAAAGCATCAAGAAACATATGCCAAGGTCTTTCAAACAGACATTCCCTAGGACTAGAATTATCATAGACTGTACCGAGATATTCATTCAAAAGCCAAGGACACCTACTGCTCAAAGCCAAACCTACAGCAATTACAAGGGACATAATACATTTAAAAGCCTTGTTGGAATAACACCCACAGGTGCATTCTCTTTTGTGTCTGAATTGTGGGGTGGCAATGTGTCTGACAGGTACATTACAGCCAATAGTGGTTTCCTGGATTTGATAACTGCTGGAGATGAGGTGATGGCAGATCGTGGTTTCATCATCAGAGATTACCTACTGGAACGAAGGGCTAAGTTGGTCATTCCACCATTTACACATAAATGTAAGTGGGGAAAAGGAAAGCGATTGAATTCTGGTGAGATTCAGCGGACAAGACAGATAGCTAAATTACGAATTCATGTGGAACGTGCTATACAAcgtttaaaatcatataaacttTTATCTGGGATTCTACCAATCAATTTAAAGCCAATTGCAAACCAGATTCTTGTTGTTGCTGCCTTTCTATGCAATTTGTCAAAACCGCttgtaaaaaattaa